The Cyprinus carpio isolate SPL01 chromosome A19, ASM1834038v1, whole genome shotgun sequence genome has a segment encoding these proteins:
- the rps18 gene encoding 40S ribosomal protein S18 — protein sequence MSLVIPEKFQHILRVLNTNIDGRRKIAFAITAIKGVGRRYAHVVLRKADIDLNKRAGELTDDEVERVVTIMQNPRQYKIPDWFLNRQKDIKDGKYSQVLANGLDNKLREDLERLKKIRAHRGLRHFWGLRVRGQHTKTTGRRGRTVGVSKKK from the exons tcgCTCGTCATTCCAGAGAAGTTCCAGCACATTCTGCGTGTCCTGAACACCAACATCGACGGAAGACGCAAGATCGCGTTCGCCATCACCGCCATCAAG GGGGTGGGGAGGCGATATGCTCATGTGGTGCTGAGGAAAGCAGACATTGACCTGAACAAGAGGGCTGGAGAACTCACTGACGATGAG gtGGAGAGGGTGGTGACCATTATGCAGAATCCTCGCCAGTACAAAATCCCTGACTGGTTCCTGAACAGACAGAAGGACATTAAAGACGGGAAATACAGTCAG GTCCTCGCTAACGGTCTGGACAACAAACTGAGAGAAGATCTGGAGCGTCTGAAGAAGATCAGAGCTCACCGCGGTCTCCGTCACTTCTGGGG TCTGCGTGTGCGCGGTCAGCACACCAAGACCACCGGGCGCCGCGGCAGAACTGTGGGAGTGTCCAAGAAGAAGTAA